A segment of the Candidatus Woesearchaeota archaeon genome:
AATGAAAAGTTTTGCTGTAGTTCCATCATAAGTTGTAGCAACATGATACCAAGTATCAGTTTGAAGTCCAATATCACTTTGAATTTTATTTGAATCGAATGCCATTTGTAACTGATTTGAATTAATTCCTGCATCACCAACTCTAAATACAAATCCAGTACTTCCTCCGGTGAACTTACTAACAATCGCATCAATATAAGGATTTACTGCATCAAACGAATCAGCATAAATCCAAGCAGAAATACTTAGAGTTGTTAAATCGTTTAAACTAGAAGAATTACTAACTGTAATGTAATCGCTCGATCCATCAAATAAACAAGCATCATCATATTTTCCAGAAGTTGTATAAGTTATACCTGGATTTGCAGACCCATCATTACCATACATAGAAACATCTGCAAATAAAGTATTAGTTTCACCAAGATCTGAAACATCATCAAAATTCATCATTAAAACTAAAGAATCATCATAATAAGTGAAATTAGTCCCATTCCAATTATAATTAAACTCATTTAATTGAGACTCATTAACTCGCACATTCATTTCTACAAAAGATTCATTTCCAGTATACGCATTATTTTGAGGAGTTGGAGTTACATAACTTATAGAAGGTGCTGCAAAAACACCTACAGACAACAATGCACAACTAAAAATTAATGCAAACAGCATTTTAAATGAAAGTTTAACCATCCTTAACAAACAACCCCGTTTTTTATTTAAATCACTTATTATTTATTAATTCAATTATGGTTAATATATAAATATTATTATTATTTATTAGTATTTAATTATGCTCAATATTCATTATTATAGTTTAATTATTATGTAAATTTATTTGGAACCCCCACAAAGACTTTATTTTTAGGAGTGATTTTAGAATCAATAAAACTCACATGAACAGAATAACCTTGATCTCTAATGTAATTTAAAAATAATCTATCATTTTGGACAAATTGATAAGCACTACCTTTATGACAACAAGGCATTATTGCAAAACTTAAAGAATTCTTAATTGCAATATCTAC
Coding sequences within it:
- a CDS encoding LamG domain-containing protein, with the translated sequence MVKLSFKMLFALIFSCALLSVGVFAAPSISYVTPTPQNNAYTGNESFVEMNVRVNESQLNEFNYNWNGTNFTYYDDSLVLMMNFDDVSDLGETNTLFADVSMYGNDGSANPGITYTTSGKYDDACLFDGSSDYITVSNSSSLNDLTTLSISAWIYADSFDAVNPYIDAIVSKFTGGSTGFVFRVGDAGINSNQLQMAFDSNKIQSDIGLQTDTWYHVATTYDGTTAKLFINGVEDASAEIIGWQDTSDNNLEIGRDFSTNSRIWDGTIDEVRIWNRSLSSNEIYQQYVSNLNQFNSTQWRFYVNQSQNATTGLDNSSYTYFVSAKNASDSETVMSSRTINIGSAPAAVPEFSDYAIMLLLALTVGGFVVIRKKD